The Ornithinibacillus sp. 4-3 region CGATGATACTTGGTCACTTCTTCATTCAAAAACATTGTCTCACGTAAACCTTCTATATGGTAATGGTCTACTGGCCAATGCAAACGTCTTCCCTTATCATCATATATCCAATCCTGTTCTTGTCTTGCTGTAAAAATAGGATGTTCTACTGAAAAGACAAATGTCCCTCCATCTGCTAAATAATGAAATACCTTTTCACAAATCATCTGGAAGGATTTTATATAATGAATAGCTAGCGAACTGATAACTACATCAAAAGCTCCTTCTTCCGCTTGAAAATCCTCCATTGCAGCAACATGATACTTAATTGAATCATCCGTTGTTAGACTTCTTGCTTTTTCTATCATTTTTTCAGAAATATCTACTCCAACAATCTGACTTGCATTTTGCTCTAAGGCATAGAGACAGTGCCAACCGTACCCACAGCCTAAATCAAGCACACGCTTTCCTGATAAATTTGGGATCATTTCTTTTAGTTGATGCCATTCTCCTGCAGCATCAAGACCTTTTATAGAACGTGACATTTTTGCGTATTGATTAAAAAAGTCAATTTGATCATATTTATTCTGTTTCATCTTTTATCCTCACCATTAGTCATTTTTTAGATTTTTAACATAACTTCGTACTTGAATTGCTTCTTCTTCTTGATATGGAATCTGTAAATACTCACTTACCTCTTTAGCCAGTAATTCGAATAAATCCATAGCAGTAAATAACGCACTCCATATCTCCATTATCTCTGCTTTTGGAAATGTATGTAAGAGCTTTTTCCATGTTCTCTGCTCCAAATATTTTTCTATATACTTATAACTCTTTCCTATATTCACAGTAAAATTTGTTTCTATGCCTATCTTCCATGTTAGCATCGTTAATAACATTTCACGAACAAGAGACAAATGATCTAATGCATAAAGTAATTCCTTACGCCATAATCCTTTTGCCACATAGGTAGAGACCCACCAAAATTCATTACAACAATCTGTATAATAATGAATAGATGGCTTCTGTACCCAATAATTTGTATCATGGGCTTCAGGAATTTCAG contains the following coding sequences:
- a CDS encoding class I SAM-dependent methyltransferase, giving the protein MKQNKYDQIDFFNQYAKMSRSIKGLDAAGEWHQLKEMIPNLSGKRVLDLGCGYGWHCLYALEQNASQIVGVDISEKMIEKARSLTTDDSIKYHVAAMEDFQAEEGAFDVVISSLAIHYIKSFQMICEKVFHYLADGGTFVFSVEHPIFTARQEQDWIYDDKGRRLHWPVDHYHIEGLRETMFLNEEVTKYHRTVSTYLNELMQAGFMITNVAESIPSIEMQQASSEMKDELRRPMFLLISAVKKAL
- a CDS encoding aminoglycoside 6-adenylyltransferase yields the protein MRTEQEMLNLVLDVAARDERVRVVAMNGSRTNKNIEKDHLQDYDIVYLVNDLPSFIKDLSWVDVFGERIIMQTPEAMSMFPPTLGNRFSYLMLFADGNRIDLMLIPLEEKERYAIEDGLTIILLDKDGIMPEIPEAHDTNYWVQKPSIHYYTDCCNEFWWVSTYVAKGLWRKELLYALDHLSLVREMLLTMLTWKIGIETNFTVNIGKSYKYIEKYLEQRTWKKLLHTFPKAEIMEIWSALFTAMDLFELLAKEVSEYLQIPYQEEEAIQVRSYVKNLKND